A window from Dromaius novaehollandiae isolate bDroNov1 chromosome 1, bDroNov1.hap1, whole genome shotgun sequence encodes these proteins:
- the CHST7 gene encoding carbohydrate sulfotransferase 7, with amino-acid sequence MKGRRRWRGQHRRLAAALVLYTLLLLLLVPYVLDYGARRGRADEEPLLRRCPSLEEALSEWGWEQRPPLEPEEEEEEGGGAANGSGAAARKRHIYLHATWRTGSSFLGELFNQHPDVFYLYEPMWHLWQALYPGDALSLQGALRDMVRALFRCDFSVLRLYAAPPGPRDPLGAAPPGGAGNLTTAGIFGWRTNKVICSAPLCPAAPRPRREIGLIDGAACEERCPPRALRELEAECRKYPVVVIKDVRLLELGALLPLLREPGLNLRVIQLFRDPRAVHNSRLKAKQALLRESIQVLRSRHRAEPRAPPRQPLLPPALLGGGRGPGPQHRAEFFLSGALDVICQAWLRDLLLARRAPAWLRRRYTQLRYEDLVQEPRTQLRRLLRFAGLPVLPAMEAFVVNMTRGAAYSSDRPFLISARDAREAIHAWRERLSRQQVRQVEAACGEAMSLLAYPLSGGDGR; translated from the coding sequence ATGAAgggccggcggcggtggcgggggcagCACCGCCGCTTGGCCGCCGCGCTGGTGCTGtacacgctgctgctgctgctgctggtgccctACGTGCTGGACTACGGCGCCAGGAGAGGGCGTGCGGACGAGGAGCCGCTGCTGCGCCGCTGCCCCAGCCTGGAGGAGGCGCTGAGCgagtggggctgggagcagcggccgccgctggagccggaggaggaggaggaggagggcggcggcgcggcgaacggcagcggggcggcggcgaggaAGCGGCACATCTACCTGCACGCCACTTGGCGGACGGGCTCGTCCTTCCTGGGGGAGCTGTTCAACCAGCACCCCGACGTCTTCTACCTGTACGAGCCCATGTGGCACCTGTGGCAGGCGCTGTACCCGGGCGACGCGCTGAGCCTACAGGGCGCCCTGCGCGACATGGTGCGCGCCCTGTTCCGCTGCGACTTCTCCGTGCTGCGCCTCtacgccgcgccgcccggcccccgcgaCCCGctgggcgccgcgccgcccggcggcgccggcAACCTCACCACGGCCGGCATCTTCGGCTGGCGCACCAACAAGGTGATCTGCTCGGCGCCGCTgtgcccggcggcgccgcggccgcgccgcgagATCGGCCTCATCGACGGCGCCGCCTGCGAGgagcgctgcccgccgcgggcgCTGCGGGAGCTGGAGGCCGAGTGCCGCAAGTACCCCGTGGTGGTCATCAAGGACGTGCGGCTGCTGGAGCTGGgcgcgctgctgccgctgctgcgggAGCCCGGCCTCAACCTGCGCGTGATCCAGCTGTTCCGCGACCCCCGCGCCGTGCACAACTCGCGCCTCAAGGCCAAGCAGGCGCTGCTGCGGGAGAGCATCCAGGTGCTGCGCAGCCGGCACCGCGCCGAGCCGCGGGCGCCGCCCCGCCAGCCCCTCCTGCCGCCCGCACTGctgggcggcggccgcgggccgggcccgcaGCACCGCGCCGAGTTCTTCCTCAGCGGCGCCCTGGACGTGATCTGCCAGGCCTGGCTGCGCGACCTGCTGCtggcccgccgcgccccggcctgGCTCCGCCGCCGCTACACACAGCTGCGCTACGAGGACCTGGTGCAGGAGCCCCGCACCCAGCTGCGCCGCCTGCTGCGCTTCGCCGGGCTGCCGGTGCTGCCCGCCATGGAGGCCTTCGTGGTGAACATGACCCGTGGCGCGGCCTACTCCTCCGACCGGCCCTTCCTCATCTCCGCCCGCGACGCGCGGGAGGCCATCCACGCCTGGCGGGAGCGGCTCAGCCGCCAGCAGGTGCGCCAGGTGGAGGCGGCCTGCGGCGAGGCCATGAGCCTCCTCGCCTACCCCCTCAGCGGGGGTGACGGCCGGTAG